TCATTTTAAGTCTAAAATCGGAAATACCAGCCGATAGTCCTAAACGTAAATAATGATTCGTAGAAAGCTCTATTTGATAGGAGTAGCTTAAACTTGCCTGTGTGTTATTAAAAATACCAATATCGTCGTTGGTAAGATTAAATCCGGCTCCGTATTTGGCATCTTTTAAGGCCGCATCGGCAGTAAACAAATGTGTTACCTGTCCGCCATCGAAACCCGAAAACTTCTGATTTCTTAGCAAATAAGCATTAAATAATCCATTTGCTCCTGCTGCCGCAGGATTATAAAAAGTAGGATTAATGTAATACTGATCAATTAAGGGAACTTGCTGAGCTTTTGCTGTTTTACAATTACAAGCTAAAAATAAAATCAGGCAAATTATAATGTTTTTTCTTGTGTAGAACTTCTTCATTCAACTATTATATTAGTAGTTTCCTAAAATTGATAAACTTCCCTTAATGGGTTTAATTTCATCCGATTCAAATTCTATGAGATAATAATAAGCGCCATTGGGTAAAATAGAACCCTTATAATCTCCTTTCCAGTCGTTTTGATAAGCTTTGGAATGATAGATTTGCTGTCCATAAATATTAAAAATATAAACCTCAGGATTGCTTAAATCTGAATTGTAATGAATTAGCCAATTGTCGTTAATTCCATCGCCATTTGGTGTTAATGCATTGTTTACAATCACCTGTAAATCTTCGTTAATAGTAATTTCGGCAATTTCTCCCGATTCTGACGATCGGCATGCATTATCATCAATAACTAAAACTTCGTATGTACCAGCTTCGAGTCCATTTAGTTCGAGAACAGATTTCTCACTTACTTTTGTTTCCCCAGGATTAATAATATATGTATAGGGTGCTTTGCCATTGGTAACCGAAATGGCCAAATTACCATCGTAACCCGATTGTACCTCGCTGGTAAAAATTTGTAGTTTAGGATTTGTTTGGAGTACATAATCGGCTTTTGCTACAATTAGTTTTTCTTTACAATTTCCTATTCTTATTTGCAGATTAGAATTTTGGTCGGGAATAATATTTTCGAATACCAAAGCATTGCCATTGCTGGTAATTTCCGATAATTCATCATCGCCATTTTGTAAAATGTAAGAAATACCCTTTAAAGTATTCGGAATTTCTATATCTATGCTTTCTCCCTCACAAATTTCATAAGGTGTTGCAAAAGTTTCAAGCGAGAGAGGAGAAAGATCAGGAACACTTATTTGTTTTGAATCATTTATTAAAACAGGATCGCCGCAAACCGATTCGTGTGCATACACTTTATATGTTTTGCTATTGTTTTGTATTTGTGCCGGAAACTCAATGGTTCCGCCGTTTCCAAGTAAACTTGGTTCTATAAATTCTGTTCCATTGTGCAGTTGGTATAGAATATCTGTCTGGCTATTTTCTACAAACAGGCTTACTTCTTCGCCAGCGCAAATTGTATCACGATCGCTAAGTATTTTTTTATCCTTTTCGGGATAATGATGAACATCTACATCAACTGTATATCTGATATCAACTGCAGCTAGGCATTTTTTACCTAGTGCTTCGATTTTATAAACAGTAGAACTTGTTGGACTGGTAGGCTCAAATTTTATTTCCTCACTATTTCCTTCTACCCATTCTCCAATAGGAATATCGTTAGCAAGTAATTGATAATGTACATTAGGATCGCTTGGAGTAAGAGAGACTGTAACCTCTTCTCCCTCGCATATTGTGTGCTTATCTATGGTTGGGTGCAAGTGCTCTTCAGGTTGTAAACCAACATCTACCCTAATAGATTTGTTTAAATGCACTGATGTACCACAAATATTATTGCTTGCTATTACCCTGTAATAAAGAGAACGAAAGGGTGAAAATTCAGGAAAGGATACTTGCGAACCGTTTCCCGAAATAGATTCTCCTTCCAGGTAAGTCCCATTAAAAAGTTGGTAACTTACACCTTTTTCGCTTGTATCGAGAGAGATAATTGTTTTTTCACCAACGCAAATTTCAGGTTCCGAAATACTAAGATCAATATTTGTAATTGGTAAGGGAATAACTTCAATATTTAAAGTGTTTGTAAGCTGTAATTTGCTGCTGCAAGTATTTTTTCTTGTTTCTATAAAATAAGAAGTGGTAGTGTCTGGCGAAACAGAGCTAAAATTCATTTGTCCGCCATTACCATTTGCCATACTAATTTCCTTTCCTTTACTATCTTTTAACCAATATGTGCATTCATTTTCCGAATTAGCAATAGAGATAATTACAGGTTCATTCAGGCTTTCGCAAATTTCATTATCGCTTGCAGTAATAGTTAAATCGAGCTTAGGTGCTTCGAGAACTGTTACGCTTACGGTTTGAAGTAATTCGGTGCTTTCTAATGTGCTGATGTTTGTAGCTGTAATACTATAAATTGCTGTGGCAGCAGGAGCAAAGCTAAAGTTTATAGACGATCCTGTTCCATTTTGCGGAGATTCAATATTGTTACCGTTTGCATTTAATTCATACTCGACTCCTGTTTCGCTGGTAGAGAGAGAAATGCATATTGTTTCACCCTTGCAAATGCTTGTTTTATCAAGGCTAACATTTATTGTTTTGTCTGGTTCACTAGTTGTAAAACTAATTTTACTAGCCGACTTAGCAAATAAGGGGATAAAAAGTGCTAAGCATAGAAGAAGAAACGACTTTTGAAGCTTATTGTTAATATTCTTCATGTAAGAGAGTTATATTATTTGTGATGTTTGATGCAACATATTGGATTGAAAAATAGATGGATTGAGGAGTGTTTCCAATTAATTGCTTTGTGTTTTTGATTATATGAGAAAATGCGTGATTTATCTGTTTATCATATCAATAAGTTTATATTTCTTTGTTTATTGATATTCATTAAATTAAAATTTAATTGTTTTTAATTTTTAACAGCAGAACTACTAAGGCTTATTTTGTAAATATTTGTTTTAGTGATATTTAAAAGTAAAGTTTAAGAAAAATTAAAATTTTGACTAAATTTAATTTACGAGTGGTGAAATTGGTCTAATAGTATGTCAAGCTTTAAAGTTTTTAAGCTTCGATTGATTTAATATTAAAGATTAACTCCCGATATATTTTTATACATTTGTTTTAAGTACATAAAATTGATTAATAATATGCAAAATTCAGAAACATCGGACTTAACTGTTATGCAGGACAAACAAGATAAATTAGATAGAAGATATTTGAGAATGGCTGTAGTTTGGGCTGAAAATTCCTATTGTAAAAGAAGGCAAGTTGGGGCTTTAATTGTTAAAGATAAAATGATTATATCCGATGGATATAATGGAACGCCTTCTGGTTTTGAGAATGTATGCGAAGATGAAAATTCAAAAACAAAACCCTATGTACTACATGCCGAAGCAAATGCAATTACAAAAGTTGCTAAGTCGGGCAACAGTAGCGAAAATGCTACACTATACGTTACAGCTTCGCCTTGTATAGAGTGTGCAAAATTAATTATTCAGGCTGGAATTGTGCGTGTTGTATATTCAGAAGATTATCACAGTGCCGATGGTAAAGATTTGCTTGAACGAGCGGGAATAGAATTAAAATATATTTGTTTACAGGAAGAGAATTAAAATTTAATACATGAGTTACGACAATAAAAAAAGTGCGATAATTTTGCCACTATTACTGGCTTGTGCAGTGGTGTTGGGAATGTTTATAAATTCCTTTTTTCAGAAAGGAAATTCGGGCGAGTCTGCTATTTTTCAAATGCCGCAAGCAGCTAGTAAGCTCGATATAGTTCTAGATATGGTTGAAGAAGATTATGTGGATACAGTTAGCACAGAGCAAATGATAGAGAAGGCAATTCCTTCTCTTCTAAAAGATCTGGATCCACATACGGTATATATTCCTGCCAAAGATCTGCAAAAAGTAAATGATGAGCTAAAAGGTAATTTTGGTGGAATTGGTGTTCAGTTTGTTCGTTATCAGGACACTGTGGCTATTGTGCGTGTAATTCCTGGCGGACCATCGGAAATTGGAGGAATAAAAGCAGGAGATCGTATTGTAAC
This genomic interval from uncultured Marinifilum sp. contains the following:
- a CDS encoding gliding motility-associated C-terminal domain-containing protein — its product is MKNINNKLQKSFLLLCLALFIPLFAKSASKISFTTSEPDKTINVSLDKTSICKGETICISLSTSETGVEYELNANGNNIESPQNGTGSSINFSFAPAATAIYSITATNISTLESTELLQTVSVTVLEAPKLDLTITASDNEICESLNEPVIISIANSENECTYWLKDSKGKEISMANGNGGQMNFSSVSPDTTTSYFIETRKNTCSSKLQLTNTLNIEVIPLPITNIDLSISEPEICVGEKTIISLDTSEKGVSYQLFNGTYLEGESISGNGSQVSFPEFSPFRSLYYRVIASNNICGTSVHLNKSIRVDVGLQPEEHLHPTIDKHTICEGEEVTVSLTPSDPNVHYQLLANDIPIGEWVEGNSEEIKFEPTSPTSSTVYKIEALGKKCLAAVDIRYTVDVDVHHYPEKDKKILSDRDTICAGEEVSLFVENSQTDILYQLHNGTEFIEPSLLGNGGTIEFPAQIQNNSKTYKVYAHESVCGDPVLINDSKQISVPDLSPLSLETFATPYEICEGESIDIEIPNTLKGISYILQNGDDELSEITSNGNALVFENIIPDQNSNLQIRIGNCKEKLIVAKADYVLQTNPKLQIFTSEVQSGYDGNLAISVTNGKAPYTYIINPGETKVSEKSVLELNGLEAGTYEVLVIDDNACRSSESGEIAEITINEDLQVIVNNALTPNGDGINDNWLIHYNSDLSNPEVYIFNIYGQQIYHSKAYQNDWKGDYKGSILPNGAYYYLIEFESDEIKPIKGSLSILGNY
- a CDS encoding dCMP deaminase family protein; this encodes MQNSETSDLTVMQDKQDKLDRRYLRMAVVWAENSYCKRRQVGALIVKDKMIISDGYNGTPSGFENVCEDENSKTKPYVLHAEANAITKVAKSGNSSENATLYVTASPCIECAKLIIQAGIVRVVYSEDYHSADGKDLLERAGIELKYICLQEEN